DNA from Triticum aestivum cultivar Chinese Spring chromosome 7D, IWGSC CS RefSeq v2.1, whole genome shotgun sequence:
TGCCACCGCCGCCGGGTTCTGGAAGGCTACCGGCCGGGACAAGCCCATCTACTCCGCCGCCGGCTCCGGCCGCATCGGCATGCGCAAGACGCTCGTCTTCTACAAGGGCCGTGCCCCGCGTGGCCACAAGTCCGACTGGATCATGCACGAGTACCGCCTCGACGACGCCGTCCCCGTCAACCCCACGGCCGGCAACGCCTCCTACTACTCCAGTGACTCATTCCCGGTACATGCTCTACTACTACAGTCTCTCCGCAATACTGTAGTACGTCGCAATTGCATTCacggcggccggccggccggccgacaGGGATGGAGATAGCTCGCTAGTGGTGCATGCTTGCGATCAATGTACTTACTGTACGCATATACTTTCTGTGTATGTAGACGTGGCACATATGCGACTGTAGACGACAAGGTCTAGTGAAGATTGTGTCCGGGTGGTGGTTGGGAATGGGAACACACATGACATGATGCAATGGGCTAATTTGCGAGTGGGAGCTGTGATTTCCTTTCCTTTCGATGGGTCGGCGTCACGGAAAGGGTGGGTACTGGGTAGTAGGTTCAGTACTGGCGAGCAGACATAATCGTTGTTTGttaaatttaaatttaaatggCAGTGGCAGTTCAGCGAGAAGTTATAAAAAATTACTATTGAGTTAACTCCCATTTAGTCTTCTACTCCACTATTGAGTATTTAAATCATGAAATTAGAAAATAAAAACACAATAAAAAACCATGCAAAGTCAACCGCGACTTATATTTTGGGAGGAGGCagtatacttcctccgttcctaaatatttgtcttcctACCATCTCAAATgcactacaacatacggatgtatatagacatgttttagagtgtagattcattcattttgctccgtatgtagtcatttgttgaaatctctagaaagacaattatttgggaatggagggagtagtatactgTCTGCTACTGGTCTAATAGTGGACCTTAATTTGCACGCGGAGACACCGGCACATGACAAACTGCCAACAAACCTCCATTACCGAGCGAGCCTTTTCTATGGTCAAACCCtacgtgcatgcatgcattttttttcTTGATATAAAGGGcgtacatgcatgcatgaatatactATTTGAGATCCATCGACAAACCTTTTGAGCTGGCTTCGGTAGTAGGGGTACCTTCCAGCGAAAATTCAACACCGTGCCTAATTAGCCTGCTCTAATTACGACAAAAGTAATCGCATGTAATTAAGCACGTCGCGGCGCACTTGCCTAGTCGATTGACTTTCGCTCTTTGTAGCGACCGATCGATCTGATTGTAAATGAATTGACGGGGTTATCCGTATGATATACGCAGGTTCGCGGCGTGGCGGGAGACCAGTCGCCGTCGGCACAGGAGGACGGGTGGGTCATCTGCagggtgttcaagaagaagaacATCATCGTGCAGCGCCAAGCTGGCCAGAACGGGGGCTGTGGCGCAGCGTCCAACAAGCTGGTCGGCGCCGGCGCCATGGAGCGCAGCCGGAGCAACTGCTCGTCGACGTTGACCGCCGCCAGCGACCACACCAAGGGGCAGATGATGCCCTGCACCGCCAGCGACGACGGGCTCGACCACATCCTCAGCTACATGGGCCACTCATCCACGTCATCGTGCAGGCATCAGACCAAGCCCGCCAACCCGTCATCGTCAGCGCTGGACCACCTGATCAACAGCGCgtgccacagcagcagcagcaccctGTACGACAAGTTCATGAAGCTCCCGCCGCTCGAGCACGTCGTCCCCGGCGGGCTCCTGCCGCCGCTGACCGAGTACGGCGGCGACTGGGACGCTCTTGACCGGCTGGCGGCGTACGAGCTCAACGGACTCTCTGACTC
Protein-coding regions in this window:
- the LOC123168020 gene encoding NAC domain-containing protein 43 produces the protein MSISVNGQSVVPPGFRFHPTEEELLTYYLVKKVASQRIALGVIPDIDLNKLEPWDIQARCRIGTGPQNDWYLFSHKDKKYPTGTRTNRATAAGFWKATGRDKPIYSAAGSGRIGMRKTLVFYKGRAPRGHKSDWIMHEYRLDDAVPVNPTAGNASYYSSDSFPVRGVAGDQSPSAQEDGWVICRVFKKKNIIVQRQAGQNGGCGAASNKLVGAGAMERSRSNCSSTLTAASDHTKGQMMPCTASDDGLDHILSYMGHSSTSSCRHQTKPANPSSSALDHLINSACHSSSSTLYDKFMKLPPLEHVVPGGLLPPLTEYGGDWDALDRLAAYELNGLSDSAKAKTTNGMSYIVDELDGATAYSGGGTAHTSSLTGDGDGDLWSLARSASSLHADSMINCFNAVGC